GACAATTAGACAATATAAACAATAAGAAAGGATATCGTCTTCGTGAAGAATATTTCAAAGTATTCCTTAAAGCATCGGGTTGCCCAAGAAATAAGAAAATTCATCTTTGATGGCACTCTTAAACAAGGCGAAAGACTCACTGAATTACAACTTTCTCAAGATTTAGGCGTGAGCCGTACTTCGGTGCGTGAAGCGATGCTTCTTTTAGAGTTAGAAGGACTCTTAATTGTATCACCTTATAAAGAAACGAGAGTCGCTACCATTTCGCAAGAAGAAGTTGTCGAATTGCTTATTCCAATGCGCATTCAAATTGAAACGTACGCCTTAAAAAAAGGCATGCCGTCGTGGACGGATGAAACAAAAGAACAGTTCAAAAACAT
Above is a window of Litoribacterium kuwaitense DNA encoding:
- a CDS encoding GntR family transcriptional regulator is translated as MKNISKYSLKHRVAQEIRKFIFDGTLKQGERLTELQLSQDLGVSRTSVREAMLLLELEGLLIVSPYKETRVATISQEEVVELLIPMRIQIETYALKKGMPSWTDETKEQFKNILQDMKKAVILEDLPAFIDLDIQFHELIVTLSEMENVIRIWESIVHRIRLHFLYQNSKSGTLEKWLVEHEELIQTLISTDSLADAVEALKNHIVETNIPDVYLLE